The Verrucomicrobiota bacterium DNA window GATGGCCCGCAGCCTGCGAAGCCGAACCACGAAACTGTTTGGACTCGCCATTCCAACGATTACCCATCCAGGTTTTATTCGGTTGGTGTTGGCGCTCGAAGAAAAGGCGTTTGATGCCGGATATGACCTATTGATCACTCACACTCTGGGGTTGCCGGAACGGGAAGAGGCGGTTATCCGCCGCTTGCTGGCCCGCCGAGTGGACGGCATCTTCATTGCGCCGGTGTACCGTTTCGGCAACAGCGCCCCGGCATACCGCGAAATCCAGACGCGGCAAGTCCCGACAGTTATCTTGGGGCATCGTGCGCCGTTCTGCAGTCAGTTTTGCGGCGTGGAGACCGATGAACTGACCGCCAGCATCAAGCTAACCCAGCACCTGATCGGCTTGGGGCATCGGCGCATCGCGTTCTTTGCCGGCCCCTCCCTCTCGCCTATCGCCCAAGAACGCATGGAAGGGTACCGGCACGCCTTGCGTGATGCGGGCTTGGAGCTGGATGACCGCCTGATATTTGAAGCGGGCATGACCATTGAAGAAGGTGAAAAAACCGCTGCCGCGATGTTACAAGAATCCACCCAGGCCAC harbors:
- a CDS encoding LacI family DNA-binding transcriptional regulator — its product is MVTLKDIAEKADVSIMTVSKVLHDAPDISTETKARVSALAQQMGYVPNTMARSLRSRTTKLFGLAIPTITHPGFIRLVLALEEKAFDAGYDLLITHTLGLPEREEAVIRRLLARRVDGIFIAPVYRFGNSAPAYREIQTRQVPTVILGHRAPFCSQFCGVETDELTASIKLTQHLIGLGHRRIAFFAGPSLSPIAQERMEGYRHALRDAGLELDDRLIFEAGMTIEEGEKTAAAMLQESTQATAVLAVNDLVAIGAINAFTKAGRHVPNDLSVAGFGNFMVGEYFKVPLTTTSQPKYRLGTAAFEAMLNLLAGQVPGSKRLPSEPLVRQSVAAPPL